ATTTCAGTGACCTCTATTGAATCATCGAAGGCCTTTATTGTCTTTGCATACGCCCTGCTTTTTATAGCTGCCTCTGTCCCGATCACTGCAATCTTTCCTGTTCTGGTCTGGCTCACTGCAGCCCTTGCGCCTGGCTCAATGACTCCTGTTATGGGAAGCGAGAATTTTTTTTTAAGATCTGCAAGGCTTATAGAAGAAGATGTATTGCAGGCGACCACAAGGAATTTAATGCCCTGGGATATAAGGAATCTTGTGTTTTCAAAAGAATATCTTGTTACGGTCTCTGGAGACCTTATCCCATAAGGAACCCTTGCTGTGTCTCCGAGATAGATTGTGTTTTCATATGGCACCTGTTTTAAAATCTCTTTGAGGACAGTAAGTCCGCCAATGCCTGAGTCAAAAATACCTATCGGCAGCTCAGCGACTTCCTTCAACCTCTCCTCCAATTGGATTGAAGATGTCAATATGCCCTCCAAAACTTTCTATCTCTTTGCCTTCTATTAAAATCTTTAGTGCCCTGAATCCAGAGATATTTGCCTTTAGACTTTCATGGAGCCCCGAGACAATGAGATACTCCTCGATGGCTCCTCCCTTGAACTCCTTTCTCAGGGTGTCGCTGAGGTCGGCGTAAATATTACCGTCTTTATCCATATAAAGTTCAAGGATGGTTACATTATAAGGTTTAAGGTATTCCCTTATCACATCCTCGGCAGATGCAAGCGGATTGTCCTTTTTTGTTCCCTGCCTTTCTTCCATGGAAAGGCGCTCACCCCTGGGGTAATAGAGCTTCAGGGGGACTTTTTCTCCCTGTGATGGTTTTGCAGCCTCTTTGACTTCGGCCGGAGACTTAATGGCAAGTCTCGGTTTAAAATAAAAATAGCTTATAGCTGCCACGACTGTGAACACAAAGACAGTTACAAAGACATAAGGCCAGAATTTGTCTTTACCTCGTTCCACTCTCCGCATATAGATAAAACCCCTTATAAATAATATTTACCAGTTTTGTTTTAAAATCCTCATTGTAATCTGTTTCATCAAAAGAGGGCAGTTCAATCATCAGGGCTGCTGCCTCGACTTTTGAAAGAACGCTGTAAGGCAGCGGTATTCTTATTGCTATGCCAGGGCCAAGGCCCTCCTCTATTGCTTTTGCCATTGCATCTGCAAGGGCATTGCTTTTATCTATAAAGCCCTCCTGTCCCTTGCTCAATAAAAATGATTTTATTTCCTTGGGAGTTGGTTTTGTAATTACAGGGGTATAAAGCATTATGTTTTTACGCCTGCCAATATGCAGGCTTATAAAAACCTGGCCCTTTTTAAGGTTTGCAAGGTTAGCCCTTTCCCTGAGGGACATAAACTGATCGCTGCCCCTTGTGAGAATACCCTGGGCAGAGCCTTTGCCTAAAAGTGCCCTGAGCCTTTTTGAGATATCAAGGACTACATCCTTTTCCCTGTAATCCTTTCCTGCTACACCATACTCGTATCCGCCATGACCCGGGTCTATAATAATTGTTCTGATTTTAAGGGGTTTTGTTTCTTCTTTCTTTGCTTCTCCCTTCTTTGCTTCTTCTTCCAGTATCTTAGCCGCAAGTGTTTTAACATCTTTTCTTGGTTCCTCTTTTTTTATTTCCTCCTTTGCCTCTTCTTTTTTAACCTCTGTCTTTGTCTCCTGATATAAATCTATGACAAGGCGGCCGGGTGACTTAAGAAAAGACGTCTTCATTTCCTTGAAACTTCCAGCAGAAAAAACCACAGAGTTTTTAATTACCTTAAGTGTAAATGGAGCCTTCACATCTGTTATTTCAAAAGCCCCCTGAAAGTTGACAATAATATCCTGGCCCTTCTGGTTTACTATTCCTTTAAATACAAATGCCTCAGGCCCTTCAAACACAATCCTCAAAAATTCATCGTGGATGTTTACCCTGACTTTTACCTGGGCGGGTTCTTCGGCCAGGAGGGATACAGGTAATATGACAAATAAAAATATAGCGAGCAGTTTTCTCATCTCAAAATATTACCATTTTCCATCTGCTATTTCTACCCTTGCCATGAAGAGCACTATCCTATAAAATACGTTTAAATGAAAAAAGTTTTAATTGCATTGGTTTTCCTTGTTATTCTGTTAATCCCTCTCTTATACCTCTACATCAAACTTCCAGAACTGGCCAGGACAAAGATAGAGGGGGCACTCGGCAGGGGGTTCACAATTGGAAAGGTCAGGCTCGCCTTCGCATCCTTAGAAGTCTCTGATATTAAATACATGCCTGATGATGCAAAGGCGGAAACAATAAACATAAAGTCAATCAGGCTTTACCCGAGGCTTTCAGAACTTTTAAAGAAA
The genomic region above belongs to Nitrospirota bacterium and contains:
- a CDS encoding glutamate racemase; this translates as MKEVAELPIGIFDSGIGGLTVLKEILKQVPYENTIYLGDTARVPYGIRSPETVTRYSFENTRFLISQGIKFLVVACNTSSSISLADLKKKFSLPITGVIEPGARAAVSQTRTGKIAVIGTEAAIKSRAYAKTIKAFDDSIEVTEIACPLFVPLVEEGWTEGDIAGLVAEKYLSTIKGTDIDTLVLGCTHYPMLKNVIGQVLGQGVTLIDSGVETAREVRQILVANAIMRRNSKDSQRKFFVTDSPEKFISTGEKFLRHKITHISKIELGG
- a CDS encoding N-acetylmuramoyl-L-alanine amidase, with translation MRKLLAIFLFVILPVSLLAEEPAQVKVRVNIHDEFLRIVFEGPEAFVFKGIVNQKGQDIIVNFQGAFEITDVKAPFTLKVIKNSVVFSAGSFKEMKTSFLKSPGRLVIDLYQETKTEVKKEEAKEEIKKEEPRKDVKTLAAKILEEEAKKGEAKKEETKPLKIRTIIIDPGHGGYEYGVAGKDYREKDVVLDISKRLRALLGKGSAQGILTRGSDQFMSLRERANLANLKKGQVFISLHIGRRKNIMLYTPVITKPTPKEIKSFLLSKGQEGFIDKSNALADAMAKAIEEGLGPGIAIRIPLPYSVLSKVEAAALMIELPSFDETDYNEDFKTKLVNIIYKGFYLYAESGTR